From Weissella confusa, a single genomic window includes:
- a CDS encoding phage head closure protein, translating into MKYDQVLTLLSAAYTQDELLQPVETFTARKVYANAFTVGRDEFSLAGQAGLRADLAFQINSIDYSGEESVEFNGQRYKVYRTAVSGDRTTLYLQKDLTDGKH; encoded by the coding sequence ATGAAGTATGACCAAGTTTTAACGCTGTTAAGCGCAGCGTATACGCAAGATGAGTTATTGCAACCAGTTGAAACTTTTACGGCGCGCAAGGTATATGCTAATGCCTTCACTGTTGGTCGTGATGAGTTTAGTTTGGCTGGGCAAGCTGGCCTGAGAGCCGACTTGGCATTTCAAATCAACTCAATTGACTATTCAGGAGAAGAATCGGTGGAGTTCAACGGACAACGGTATAAGGTTTACCGAACTGCCGTGTCTGGTGATCGCACTACTTTGTATTTGCAAAAGGATTTGACTGATGGCAAGCATTGA
- a CDS encoding phage major capsid protein, whose amino-acid sequence MATLDESVQAKNTALQDAIDAAQKLIDDPNATADDAQAAMDAVKQIENDIKDLQSLQDAQPEEAKEPAPDDSASSTPDAGSSVSEDNAEDDAPADDNSEKDNTDENEAPANGATDDEKKDEERSMPIEVTKTSQDKQAEQRSAFNAFMRSKGEKRDGLTSTDAGSLIPEEIIYDPTLKLETVVDLASLVQKTKVSTASGKYPILKRASTTIPSVAELEANPDLAKPQFLQVAWEIVTHRGALPISQESLDDAQVDLGQLVAEHIQTIKTNTTNAAIATKLASFTAKSVPAKAIVDGLKDIVNVSLDPAYNKTFVMTQSMYNELDKTKDNEGRYLLQDQISSPAGKSLFGLPVNVIADNQFVSTDTVGTKKLWVGDLRRAILFADRLDVAIEWVDNDVYGRIPRVVIRFDVEAADTDAGYMVSIAAEA is encoded by the coding sequence ATGGCAACACTAGACGAGAGTGTTCAAGCAAAGAACACGGCGTTGCAAGATGCAATCGATGCAGCCCAAAAGCTAATCGACGACCCGAATGCAACGGCAGATGATGCGCAAGCTGCAATGGATGCAGTAAAGCAAATCGAAAATGATATTAAGGACTTGCAATCATTGCAAGATGCACAACCAGAAGAAGCTAAGGAACCCGCACCGGACGACAGCGCAAGCTCAACTCCTGATGCGGGTTCTTCTGTATCCGAGGACAACGCGGAAGATGATGCGCCGGCTGATGACAATTCAGAAAAAGACAACACAGATGAAAACGAAGCACCGGCCAACGGTGCCACTGATGATGAAAAGAAAGACGAGGAACGATCAATGCCAATTGAAGTAACTAAGACTTCACAAGACAAGCAAGCTGAGCAACGTTCAGCATTTAACGCATTCATGCGCTCAAAGGGTGAGAAGCGTGACGGTTTGACGTCAACTGACGCCGGTTCACTTATCCCAGAAGAAATCATTTACGACCCAACTTTGAAGTTGGAAACGGTTGTTGATTTGGCTTCTTTGGTTCAAAAGACAAAGGTTTCAACTGCGTCTGGTAAGTACCCAATCTTGAAGCGTGCTTCAACTACCATTCCATCAGTTGCCGAATTGGAAGCCAACCCTGATTTGGCTAAGCCACAATTCTTGCAAGTTGCATGGGAAATTGTTACCCACCGTGGTGCTTTGCCAATCTCACAAGAATCTTTGGACGATGCACAAGTTGATTTGGGTCAATTGGTCGCTGAACATATTCAAACTATCAAGACGAACACGACGAACGCTGCAATTGCTACGAAGTTGGCTTCATTTACAGCTAAGTCAGTTCCTGCTAAGGCCATTGTTGATGGGTTGAAGGATATCGTTAACGTTTCATTGGACCCCGCTTACAACAAGACGTTTGTTATGACGCAATCAATGTACAACGAGTTGGACAAGACGAAGGACAACGAAGGCCGTTACTTGTTGCAAGACCAAATTTCTTCACCAGCCGGTAAGTCATTGTTTGGGTTGCCAGTTAACGTGATTGCTGACAACCAATTCGTATCAACTGACACCGTTGGTACTAAGAAGCTATGGGTTGGTGATTTGCGCCGAGCAATTTTGTTTGCTGACCGTTTGGACGTCGCTATCGAATGGGTAGACAACGATGTATACGGACGCATTCCACGCGTTGTTATCCGATTTGACGTTGAAGCTGCCGATACCGACGCTGGTTACATGGTATCAATCGCTGCAGAAGCATAA
- a CDS encoding HK97 gp10 family phage protein, giving the protein MASIDDLGAEIARALAQYTDEVENKLEDAQKEVAKEAATKMRSAGGFKDQTGKYRKGWKSKKNGKGYVVFNATDGQLTHLLEKGHAKRNGGRTKAFPHIADVDEWVASEYEDRVRSALGD; this is encoded by the coding sequence ATGGCAAGCATTGATGACTTAGGCGCTGAAATCGCGCGTGCATTGGCACAATATACAGATGAAGTCGAGAACAAATTGGAAGACGCGCAAAAGGAAGTCGCTAAAGAAGCGGCGACCAAGATGCGGTCGGCTGGGGGGTTCAAAGACCAAACTGGAAAGTATCGTAAAGGCTGGAAATCGAAGAAGAACGGTAAGGGTTACGTTGTCTTCAACGCAACTGACGGTCAACTAACTCACTTGCTGGAGAAGGGTCACGCCAAGCGTAATGGTGGGCGTACAAAAGCGTTTCCACACATTGCTGACGTTGATGAGTGGGTAGCAAGCGAGTATGAAGACCGTGTTCGTTCTGCATTGGGGGATTAG
- a CDS encoding major tail protein — protein sequence MTTSNDTNKVKYGLRNVHLFEITDSGTKLTYGTPVPWRGATELTLDPNGDALEVHADDIIYDKEENNQGYTGKLTMLYLQPEIEALLFGNVENADGVVVENADNHGSKVAMAFEFSGDKKHVRHVLYNVAFSRAGDGSATKSDKIDAQTAEFEFSAMADPYDYKIKGKAAQGSAKYDDWFTAVYVPGASAPTV from the coding sequence ATGACAACATCGAATGATACCAACAAGGTGAAGTACGGTTTGCGCAATGTGCATTTGTTTGAAATTACAGACAGTGGCACTAAATTGACGTACGGAACACCTGTTCCTTGGCGTGGAGCAACTGAATTGACATTGGATCCAAACGGAGACGCTTTGGAAGTCCATGCTGACGATATTATTTACGACAAGGAAGAAAACAACCAAGGGTACACGGGAAAGCTAACGATGCTTTACTTGCAACCCGAAATTGAAGCGTTGCTGTTTGGTAACGTTGAGAACGCCGATGGTGTAGTGGTTGAAAATGCTGATAACCATGGTTCAAAGGTCGCAATGGCCTTTGAGTTTTCAGGAGATAAGAAGCACGTTCGACACGTCTTGTATAACGTGGCATTCTCACGCGCTGGTGATGGTTCAGCAACCAAGAGTGACAAGATTGACGCACAAACTGCTGAGTTCGAATTTTCAGCAATGGCAGACCCTTATGACTACAAGATTAAGGGTAAGGCTGCACAAGGCTCTGCTAAGTACGACGACTGGTTTACTGCTGTTTACGTACCTGGCGCAAGCGCACCAACGGTTTAA
- a CDS encoding phage tail tape measure protein, which produces MAGSRIKGITIDIDGNTTGLQSSLKDVNSQTSKTSAELRDVNKLLKLDPGNVELVAQKQKLLSNAVQTTSQKLDQLKSAQSQVEAQFKAGDIGEEQYRGFQREVQATEAQLGRLKNGLQDTTNYLEGSGDAAAQAEAGFKQAKSGMDELNDTAENIKNMGLADALGQVGDKAAEIGGDILNTGMDFANAQSLMQNSMGLTKSQADQATQSVHGVFNSGLVEDVNEASEAVMTVKNSFQDLNGQDLTNLTNQLVAIAKHGGVDIKDATNAASQAMKGFEISGQEATDVVAKGLQDGLNKNDDFLDTVNEYAPTFQDAGMSAGNMLNVLNAGMQNGAFNTDKVADAVKEFQLRLTSGQLDEPMKQFGQATQDVFQKFKDGQATSAEVMAAVGKDLKGMPADQAKAAVQGLGTQFEDLGQGASAALLEAATGTEKVNGAADKMAKKTPGEKMQASINQLKDALANLVSQLAPVIDFISQLVTSIANAPGPIQAIIGVIGAVLAVLAILMPVITTIATVVGAFGAGVLLPIVGIIAGVIAAISAIVIAIQNWGAIVEWLDTVWAKIKVAINYAIFEIQNTITTVFTAIGSFFSGLWAGIQNVFSTVWNAISSTVSGVANAISSTISNVFNAISSTIRNIINGIRSNISSVWNGISSTTSSVWNGIRSAISHIVNGIRSTISNVLNSLGGIASGAFNGVRNAASNVLNGALNVVRDIISRIKGLFNFSLKFPSISFPHIPLPHFSLSGSFNPLKGQIPKIGVNWYAKGGIFTKPTLFAANGGYNGVGEAGPEAALPLNDKTLGGIGKGIVDALGGEMGGTQIVIQVNADTTPATINKIRDAVMDGITRSQAAKARVTGA; this is translated from the coding sequence ATGGCGGGAAGTCGAATTAAAGGTATCACGATTGACATTGACGGTAATACTACCGGATTGCAGTCGAGTTTAAAGGACGTCAACTCACAAACCAGTAAGACAAGCGCAGAATTGCGTGACGTAAATAAGTTGTTGAAGCTAGACCCTGGTAATGTTGAATTAGTTGCACAAAAACAAAAGCTATTGAGCAATGCAGTTCAAACTACGTCTCAAAAGCTTGATCAATTGAAGTCGGCACAATCACAAGTGGAGGCACAATTCAAAGCTGGTGATATTGGTGAAGAACAATATCGTGGTTTTCAACGTGAAGTACAAGCTACTGAAGCACAATTGGGTCGCTTGAAGAATGGTTTGCAAGACACTACGAACTATCTTGAAGGTAGCGGTGATGCTGCCGCACAAGCAGAAGCTGGTTTCAAGCAAGCTAAATCAGGTATGGATGAGCTTAATGATACTGCTGAAAACATCAAAAATATGGGCTTAGCAGATGCCTTGGGCCAAGTTGGTGATAAGGCGGCTGAAATTGGTGGCGACATCCTTAATACTGGTATGGATTTTGCCAACGCACAAAGCTTGATGCAGAATTCAATGGGATTGACCAAGTCGCAAGCTGACCAGGCAACTCAATCAGTTCACGGCGTGTTTAACAGCGGATTAGTTGAAGATGTAAACGAAGCTAGTGAAGCTGTCATGACGGTCAAGAACTCATTTCAAGACTTAAACGGTCAAGACTTGACGAATCTAACTAACCAGTTAGTAGCTATTGCAAAGCACGGTGGTGTTGACATTAAGGACGCCACCAACGCTGCTTCACAAGCAATGAAGGGATTTGAAATTAGTGGTCAAGAGGCCACTGATGTTGTGGCTAAAGGTCTGCAAGACGGACTGAACAAGAATGATGACTTCTTGGACACGGTCAATGAGTATGCACCAACATTCCAAGACGCTGGGATGAGCGCTGGAAACATGCTTAATGTGTTGAACGCAGGTATGCAAAACGGAGCCTTTAACACTGACAAGGTCGCTGATGCGGTTAAGGAATTCCAACTTCGTTTGACGTCAGGACAGCTTGACGAACCAATGAAACAGTTTGGGCAAGCTACGCAGGACGTTTTCCAAAAGTTTAAGGACGGACAAGCGACATCAGCTGAAGTCATGGCTGCCGTTGGTAAAGACTTGAAGGGAATGCCGGCCGACCAAGCTAAAGCAGCTGTTCAAGGTTTGGGAACACAATTCGAAGATTTGGGTCAAGGTGCTTCGGCCGCATTGCTTGAAGCCGCAACCGGAACCGAAAAGGTGAACGGTGCTGCTGATAAAATGGCCAAAAAAACACCTGGTGAAAAAATGCAAGCGTCAATCAATCAATTGAAAGATGCACTTGCGAACTTGGTTTCTCAGTTAGCACCAGTAATTGATTTTATTTCACAACTAGTAACGTCAATTGCTAATGCGCCAGGGCCTATTCAAGCGATTATTGGTGTTATCGGGGCTGTGTTAGCGGTGCTAGCTATTTTGATGCCAGTAATTACTACAATCGCAACAGTTGTCGGTGCGTTTGGTGCCGGTGTATTGCTGCCAATTGTCGGTATTATCGCTGGTGTTATTGCAGCTATTTCGGCGATTGTGATTGCCATCCAGAATTGGGGCGCGATTGTTGAGTGGCTGGATACAGTTTGGGCAAAAATCAAGGTTGCCATTAATTATGCAATTTTTGAAATTCAAAATACGATTACGACTGTGTTTACAGCGATTGGGTCGTTCTTTTCTGGGTTGTGGGCAGGCATTCAAAATGTATTTTCTACTGTCTGGAACGCAATTAGTTCAACTGTGTCCGGCGTCGCTAATGCAATTAGTTCAACGATATCGAACGTATTTAACGCCATCTCATCAACGATTAGAAATATCATTAATGGTATTCGTTCAAATATTTCTAGTGTATGGAACGGTATTTCATCAACGACTAGTTCAGTTTGGAATGGCATTCGTTCTGCGATCAGCCATATTGTTAATGGCATTAGAAGCACTATATCAAACGTTCTGAATAGTCTTGGCGGTATTGCGTCGGGGGCTTTTAATGGCGTTCGTAATGCAGCTTCTAACGTTCTGAATGGTGCGTTGAATGTGGTTAGGGACATTATTAGTAGGATCAAGGGGCTGTTTAACTTCAGTTTGAAGTTCCCTTCAATCTCATTCCCACACATTCCACTACCACACTTTAGTTTGTCCGGATCATTTAACCCATTGAAAGGACAAATTCCAAAAATTGGCGTTAACTGGTATGCCAAGGGTGGTATTTTTACTAAGCCAACTTTGTTCGCTGCCAATGGTGGCTATAACGGTGTTGGTGAAGCTGGCCCTGAAGCAGCATTGCCTTTGAACGACAAAACACTTGGTGGTATTGGTAAAGGTATTGTTGATGCGCTTGGTGGTGAGATGGGTGGTACTCAAATTGTCATCCAAGTTAACGCAGACACAACACCAGCAACAATTAATAAGATTAGGGATGCAGTAATGGACGGTATTACACGTTCACAAGCTGCAAAGGCCCGTGTAACAGGAGCATAA